GTTCGATGATCTGCAAGAGTAACATAATAAGAAGATAGAAAACAAAAGCTGAAAGAGAGATAGCAAAAGCGCACCTTTAGTTTCAATGTGGAAACTCGGAGGGGAAGAAAGTGCATGGATGGTGGAGGCCCATTTGATTGCCACGGAGGGCTTCGTGGTGAGCATTGTCATTTTTCTCATGTTTATTGGCTCTCTCTTCTTCCTACAACTATGATATGAACAAGCAAGTAATTTGCCAGGAAATCTGCGTTAGAGAAAGTGAGCTCACTTTCTCAGCCCATCTATAATCAATGGGCTTTCGGTGTTAATCTCTTAAAAATGAATGCGCACACATCGAGGAGATATATTGCCGCCATGCCTAAAGCCTGATCCCACAAGAAACCTCTGTTAACTTTTATGGCCTAGATTTATATGAAATCatgaaaaaaagataataaaattaaaagcgAAGCAAGAAAggacaaacaaacaaattaaaaggcAAGCTACTTAACTCGGTCCCGGGACGAAATGCTTGCATCCACCAGAGACATGACGTGTCATTATTTCCGTCGCAGACTACCGTACTGTCTTAGTTGACCAGAGTTTTAATTATTCTGAAAAGAAGATCGGCAGATATCACAAGCGTTCTACTTTCTTTTCTCATTCTCAATATAAGTGAAAATAACCGCATCCTTCTAACAGTGTTGTGGCAGTAATGCATCCGTTGGATATCTGACACGTGGAGATAAGAATACGAACAAGAGCAGGTAATTGTAGCGCCAAAATCTAAGAATAGTATAGGGCGTAGCGTTTTCGAAAGTACAAGAAACAGTCTTTTtcagaggagagagagagagagaggttcGGCAACTGATTCAGCTGAAACACCTTATGGTTTTCTGTACTTTCTCTGCAATTTTACTTTGCCAACACCAAGGAATACTATTACTTAATTTACTTGGTGCACTTTTCATGTCAAATTACTATCTCCTCCTTACTCATGGGAAAGACTCTCCAACATCTACATCTATCTTCAAATTCTTTTGGCCGCATTTACTTGAGGTAAGTCTGCGGTCTGgtcaaaagattaaaaatttttgactgcaagttgtaaaagaaaaaaataaaccctgTAGATGAAATTCTGCTAGCAGTAGTGCTGCCTACATCGAAAGTGACAGATTTATTACCTTTTCTAGACATTTGAAATACGGAAAGTTTTATCCTATAAGAATTAATCTTAGATGGATTTTCAAtacattaaaagtaaaattatgtgttataTGAATTATCTGAGTGTTCAATATTTAGGGTTTATTGATGGTTAATAAAGGTAGAGTTGTTTAtggatttcctttttttttttttcaatgaagaATTGGGGCGGTTTGGTACTTGGACGAAGGGAATGTTTATTTGGCTAACGAAAGCAGGCCAGCGAACTCCAACGGAGTTACGAACTCTCGCGCAACGAGAAAAGTCAAGGAGACAGGATCTGCCACTTTCACTTGCACAACACTTAATATGAACCAGACTTCAAAATTACCCTCCGGGTAATTTTGATCACCTGTGGCAGAACCAGAAGGCTACTGAGAAATCATTACAATGACGTGTCAAATTTTGAATGGACACCAAATCTAATAGGTTAGTTGTGGAAAGTAAGACAGCCAAATTAACTAGTTGAGTTGTGACTGTCAAGTTTCAACCGAACATAACATCATCGACTCCCTTTCATTTCCTTAGTTACCaatcataaaacaataaaaatcagTGACTTAAAGGGCAGTTTTGTGAACCCAAAAACAGTTTGCCTTTATAACAAAGCAAACGGCTCGCCAAATCCAGAGAGCTCAAAATTTCAGTTGCTCAGAGGGATGGATCCTGAAGCTTTCACGGCGAGCTTGTTCAAGTGGGACCCCCGTGGGGTGGTTCCTCCACAGACCAGAATGTTGGAGCCGGTGGCGCCACCACCGGTACCGTTGTCGGCGGCCACGGCGTTTTCGGTGGTGCGTCCAAGGGAGCTGGGTGGGCTGGAGGAGTTGTTCCAGGCTTATGGGATAAGGTACTACACGGCAGCGAAGATAGCGGAGCTTGGGTTCACAGTTAATACACTTGTGGACATGAAAGATGAGGAGCTTGATGAGATGATGAACAGCTTGTCTCAGATATTTAGGTGGGAACTCCTTGTTGGAGAGAGATATGGTATTAAAGCTGCTGTTAGAGCTGAGAGGAGAAGGCTTGATGAGGAGGACTCACGAAGGCGTCAGATACTGTCTGGTGATACTACCAACGCTGTTGATGCTTTGTCTCAAGAAGGTATGTTATCATTCCAGCTTTCTGCTACTATTTCTTATGTCAATCTTatattctttttagttttacactttaaaattttttgcaaGAATGGAAAAAGAACTCTAAAATGGACTggtttaattctattttttatatagtgAATTGGACTTTGACCATAGCACAAGTGTTATAGCGCAATagttttttcttgctttttcgattttttttctctctattgcACTGTAGCTACGTTGTTCTGTTGGTACGTAAAGTTGGTTATTAGCTTGTGTGGTATATAACTATAGAACTTCAGAACTTTTTCGACAAAATCTTCCACTTACCTCTCTCAATCAAATGACAAAACATTGGGATGGAACTTGAAAATATCAGTGTCCCAAGTTACAATATGGTGACAAAGGAAAGAAATATACTACGTATATGGTATTCATTCCTACCCAACAATGGGGCAGTTTACATTTAATCTCATACTGGGTCTTCCGAGTTATTAAAGAGTCAATTTTCGGATAATTTAGGAGTCAACTTTTATAAGTTTTGCACAATTTATTATACTAGAATGCAtgtgtgattttttaaaaatttggtggGGAATGATTTTCATGGGTAGGGTTATCGGAGGAACCAGTGCAGCAAGAAAAGGAGGCAGCAGGTAGCGGCGGAGGAGGAACGTGGGACTTGGCGGTGGCAGTGGCGGACAGGAAGAAACCGCGGCGGAGAAAGGAGCAAAGGAAGATAGTGGATGTTAATCACTACGATGAAAACGAAGACGATGAGAACGGTGTAGGTAGTGAGAGACAAAGAGAGCACCCCTTCATAGTGACTGAGCCTGGTGAAGTGGCACGTGGCAAGAAGAACGGCCTTGATTACCTCTTCCATCTTTATGAACAATGCCGTGATTTCTTGATCCAGGTCCAGAACATCGCCAAGGAGCGTGGCGAAAAGTGCCCAACCAAGGTAACATTCTTTAAATCAACACCGTCCATTTCATCACAAGGACGGTCTACAATCTACAATCATAGCCATGCATACTTGACTCAGCCCACGGGCTGGAGTTACTAGAATTTGGCCGGGATTTGGCACCCCAATGTGGTACTTCAATGACGAGCTGTTCCACTGAAATTATGACAAGTTTCAGTACGGCCGAAATGGCAGGTTGCAGAAGGgttcttaaataatttttgtccTACAAATCCATGGTTAAAAGATTTCTTCATCACATTGTACATAGGACACTTGCATGCATCTTAACAGAACATTTAATCTGTTCCAGAGAAAAAGCGACAAAGCGAACccgttttaataattatatattttgtagtTTACTCCTTATAATTAAGTGGTTGAGTCGGGCATGTGAGTTTTCGCAGGTGACAAATCAGGTGTTTAGGTTTGCAAAGAAGGCTGGGGCAAGCTATATTAACAAGCCAAAAATGAGACACTATGTGCATTGCTATGCGTTGCATTGCCTGGACGAGGAAGCATCAGATGCACTGAGGAGGGTTTTCAAGGAAAGAGGAGAGAACGTGGGGGCTTGGCGACAGGCTTGCTATAAGCCACTTGTGGGCATAGCAGCACGGCAAGGTTGGGATATTGATGCCATTTTCAATGCGCATCCTCGTCTGGCCATTTGGTATGTGCCCACTAGGCTGCGTCAACTCTGTCATGCCGAGCGCAATGGTGCTGCTGCTTCTAGCTCTGTTTCTGCGAGGCTGATCAGCTGcctttctaaattaaattaaagccGGACtgaagagagagaatttagTTAATGGTATTTACAGTGTCTGTTATTAGAGTGTTGATTCGTCAATGTTTGTAGTCTCACTTCATTTGGACGGATAGCAACTAATTAATTAGTCGTACGTGTTTCACTCGGAAGTACTcattctttgatttttcttttatctcatTTGATTATTATCCATTTAAGTTTCAAGTAGGTAAGTGAGATGATATtgcaaaatttatataatggaAAATATAGATTTACCAAGAAAAACAGATCATAATTTGTGTATCTATCCAACATAAGTTgatttcacatatatatatttttataagatagTTGTTGTGTGGGAGATTAgcttaaaataccaaaacagaTTCCTAATTCATAAATAGCTATTAAAAATAGCGGGGAGAGTAAGGCTTGATAAGTTcagttatttattttaatgtatcAGATTTAATcttattgtattaaattttttgtcaaacCAAATGACTTGTTCTCACCAAATGTTTggtgaaattttgaaataatattcgttaattcttaaaaatttaaatagagttacagataaaagatataattttgttaaaaatatttaataaattaaaattttatcattttttttaattaaaaattttaataatgcggTTGTTATTATTGTAACTATGTtgttaaaagataaatattatatatttatattgaaagaAAGCTATACATAAGAACATTATTTATTACCTAAGttcaacattttgttttttaagaaaataacaagTTTTTCCCAGCACTGGAAAAAGCAACAATTTTCCTCAATATATAAGAAGAATCCTGTCACCTTTGGGTCCCCATTCCACCGAAACTTAATTTGGCTTGGGTGGCAGTAAACtgacacaaaattttataatgtgCTGTATATCCCGCTGAAACTTAGGCAGTCACGGTCACCATTGCAGAAGTGAGCCAATTCACGTACCttccaatcaaataaaatattaataagcaACTTCCAATTACTTTACACAATTTTTGGTGAACAAGAAAAAACATACGTCATTTTCTGCGTGACGTTACTAAATCATAATCACCATTGGATTAgtatcttaattaaatattacattatttagtatttaatgattatattttggaaaatatgacaatttttaaatttactgACGACGTAACTGTCTTAGCCACAAAATAGAACTAGATAATATCGTAATTGGGTACTTTCTTGATTGACTACtctaatatataaaagaaagaccGCAAATTGAATAATCCAAATTAATTTCAAGTCTGTTTTTTATTTGCCGCCTGACTAATCTGTAACCGTTGATTATGTAATCATATTACGCCATCTGATGCTGAACCTTGCCCTGCAAGTAgccaatttttgtttgaattgtgTAATTTTCCACcgctattaattaaaaaaagacatcAATCTGTCATTATTATTAGCACTAATTAAAGCGGTTCATTCTCCACTTAAACATTAATTAATGATTAAGATTATGATCATCTAGAACCCGAAAACCAAATCCAAACGTTAAgccatatatatttgatttgatccAATTACCAAATCGTACAAGTTTAATTGAAGTTGGGGTGGTGGGTGATAGCTTACTGGGAAAGAAACACGGGTATTCTGCCTTAACTGTTAATTAAGAGGTTGCATATATATACCTTGTACTCACATATTACTaaatttctaagttttaaagagGACGAAGTCTTACTTGTAAAGGCAGGTTTAAGCAGCTGCCCTGCACTTTCCCTGGAATCTTGTAagcaaattgaaataaaatctCTGTAGGGGACTATGAatttactagtaaaatattccATCTTATCCCTCTTTCTCTCTCACAAGggcaaaaaaggaaaataaattattctttgtCATCTGCCTATATGTACCATCGTGTTTGCGTTCTTTCTTCATCACCAAATTGTTCAAGAAGTAACAAGCCAAAGTTTAAAATCTCTTGATCTCAACATGACGGTGCGACCTCTTccctttatatgtatatatatataactcttTGCCTGTAGCAAACGAGCCTCTGTAGGCCAAATATATTGAGTTGATTTGGTTGTTGTGTTGCAGATAGTAGAGATGAGGGTGCATATGGATTGTGCAGGGTGCGAGAAAAAAATCAGGAAAGCCCTTCAAAAATTAGATGGTATAGCTTTATATGCCTTTATCTTAAATCATAATGTATTTATGTAGCGTTTGTCGTCATGTTTTATGGATATATGTAGGAGTGGACGACGTAGACATAGACATGGAGACGCAGAAGGTAACAGTTATGGGATGGGCAGATCAGAAGAAAGTGCTGAAGACAGTGAGAAAGACTGGAAGGAGAGCGGAGCTGTGGCCATATCCTTACAACCCAGAATACCATAACTACTActatcaacatcaacaacaacagcaaAATTACTTCTATCGAAACCCAGTTGAAGTTGCAGCTGCTGCAGGTGTCTCCTACCGACAGCGTGCATATCAACGCCTACCTTCTActtcatcatataattacagGAAGCATGGCTACACTGCCGACGATTATGGTTATTATCAACCCTCTCCTTATTCCCATATCATTGACGACCGGGCTTCCGCCATGTTCAGTGACGACAATCCTAATGCTTGTTCCATTATGTAACTAAGTTTTTTAGTCTTTAATTAATAGTGTCATTGtctaatacatatatttatattcataacattgtaaaatattgttctaatttttgaaattcataATAATTGGTTTATACGTACGCAGTGATACAAATATCCatacaatttttcaatttaatatcaatCAATAACATTCGTATtaaatgtattaataaaataatatttttaactatagTTTTAAAATCCTGATCAAACTTACATTTTAAAAACCAGAGCAAACTTATTGGCTCAATCGATTGAACCATTAACTGCTATCTAAATTGGTTTTGATTTATCTAAAAgccaattttgtaattaaatcaaatcgagttaaattaaattgttcGAATCATCCACTTagatcaaatataaaatcaagTATGAACGAGTTGATTACattgaaccaaattaaattgtttaaatcGTTTGGTTAGATAtgatataaaacaaatattaatcgATTAGATCAGAGATAAGACAAATTTATCTTTGCCAGATTCTTCTATGCCAACTACTTTTCCAAAGTGACTGGCAAGGAAAGATGGGTGGAGAGCATCGACTATCAATTGAAACAGAGGAAGTGGttggagaagagaaaaaaatctagGGGAAAATtacaacttttaaaactttcggtgagagagaaattattaatttttaaaaaataagggggaaataagataaattttagtttttttatttttttattaaatgacagttttactcttaatcttaattatgaatcttaacataattgtggatatttgagtttttgaaattttacggGTAGACATTTgaaaatacactaaaccttagttgagaataagtctttggcgttaaatatatacatacacacagtCAAAAGTTTTGTactcataaacaataaaactttgtatactcactttaaatacacaaatagatatattttatatgtgtgtcattatacgattagatgattttgaattaataataaaataatatttaattatatgataacatatataattatttatatacataaaataaataaatatagtattacacattcataaatattaatttctattaCTGCCCCTCAACTAAAACAAATTATGCTCCTCCTTTCGCGAATCGCGAATAGAAAGTAGGAAAATCCtagttaatatttaaatttaaaagtctACTTCCATCGACTTCCCGCCGAAAAATGCTGAATCTACAGAGATCACAGGTCTCTGTGTCCCAATCAGCGGCCGCAGAACGCCTCCGTCTCAAGCTCACAACGATTATTTCTCGGCACCATGGAATGAAGACGGCGTATCAACGACTCAAATCTCAGATCAACTCCGGTTTGCTCGAGGTACTTATACTTCAGTTccttgataaattaattttacattgtttttccaacatttcaattatttttcttctataacAAAACATTGAAGGTAGAGGAAGTGTTTACTTCTCTTGCCATTCCCTTGATGAAATTAGTTGGACTCAAAACTTCCGAAATGTCTAAAGAAGGAAGGTTTACTACCATTGTTATCGATACTGATTCACCTCAGGTAAGTAATTACTAATTGGTTtcttatgttttctttatatGATTCTTACTTATGATTTTGCAGGAAATACGAAGAAACGATGGCGTATATGGTTCGCCGACAGTATCAGTGCTTTCAGTAggaaaagaagaacaaaaaactaacaaattgcAGGTAGAAAATCTTATTGTGTTGAATTATTATTGCTAGTTTTCCTATTAAGTGTAACTAATATATCGAtgtttatatgttaatttattagaattaatatacgcataagatttttttttttttttggaaaaacacTCAAAGCTGTGTCTTTACAAGCAATCAGAATTTATCTTTAGTTGTAAGCAATACATACTATAGAATGCATTTGTATTTTGTAACCAATACTAGTCGTATTTATGGTGTTTTTGGAATTGCCTGTTTTTTATTCTTACCAACGGGTTCTAAACTAGCAATTTGTTCCGGTGTATCGCTTTTCTTGTCCACAGGTTGAAAACTATGCTACAAAAGCTACCATAGCAGGCAAAGAACTCGTAGAGAATCAACAAGCACGATTAATACAACTTGTTCGCATGCTTAGAAAGATTGAAACCCAAGTCAATTCTCGCCAAAATGATATCCTCCAGACCTTAGCTAACCACCGTGCCTCCctccaaaaaattttcaagaaagcCCTGTGCAGTTTAATCAACCTTCACGGTCAAAACCATGACACCTATTTCATTACATTGAAACTCATGCGAGCCTTATTTGACTACATGAGTTCAGTCTTTGGCTCAGTTGAGAATGGTGTGGAGGAACTAATAGAGAATTTAGCTGAACACATGTGTAATCCAATGATGGAATATGTCAAGGGTCTCAAGGCTGATATGAAATTTGGGACATATTCTCGCTTGCTGGCTGTTGTAGAGGAGATGGTAATAGCACTAAAAAATGGAAGGATTGAGTTGGAGGAAGCAAGGATGAGAGTCAGAGCGGCAGAAGAGGGGAAGATAGAGGCATTGTGCAAGTTAAAGGAAGCAGAAGAGAGAGTTAGGAGAATGAGTGAGAGGGTTGGTTCCTCCCGGAAGCCAAAACAGAATACTGTGTTCTACCGAAGGTAaacctttaatttttaatctgtTTATATTTGCTTGACGAATCTCACTTTTCATCATCTAATGATGAGGGCTTTCCTGAGAATTTAGTTTAGATTATCATAATCGTATCAAAAATTAGAAGTTACCGATGAAGATAAATTAATGCTTAGTGATGCCAgcctttataattaataatacctTTTTGATATCTTGAGATGGTTTTGTTCCCATATTAAAGTTGAAATATGTCATAAAATTGCCTtacaattgattatttttctgaacAAGCACCCTTGTTGGTTGCTGCATATCTTCTTGTTGCATTGATGTATGTCCAATTGCATTGGGAAGTATATTGATAAGATGCGTGAGTTTGCTAGGCTACTAGTGAAAAATCTGCAGTGGAGTTAATGCTTTCAAGTTAGTAATAGATGGTAAAAGTGatgatttgttattaataattctTAATCTATATAGATTACCTAGTGGGTTTCAGTTTTGTAAGATAAAAACTTTCATGTTTGCGATTGTTGGAAGGATTAGTTGTCACAAGATACTATATTTAATCCATGACACAAGATATTGTGTCTTTAAGTTTCTAAATACTGATTTTTAGTATTATCCTCCATAATTAGCGATGTGTTTCCTGATTTTCATCATATAAGGCCTCATAGAACTACTATTTCTTTACGTTTCAGTTTCTTCTTTCTATCCATGTGTTCTGTGTTTAATAACAtatcatgtgttaaatttagaGTGTACGAGAAATTTAAGCATTTatgattagaaaatttgactGTAAAGGTCATGGACATTTAGTCTCTCCAaaccttttgataaagattAGCGGTTTCATGTATCTTTACCCAATATTTTCAACTTGATTGGATGATAATCTCCTGACAAGGTGGAATGCCTTTTGGAGTAATGTGTTAAAATGGTACCAAAAGTGTTTGACGGTTAAATCTTGTGGTTGAAaccaattgaaaattttatcttttctgTTGATTTAATCAGAGTACAATTTTCGGGACTTATAATATATGCTCAAGCTTCATGGATTGTGatcatttaataacaaatttaaaggTTGCCAAGTCAATGGATTCCTCCATCCTTCCTGTTTTGGATAGAAGTCAGTAATACCTTTCTATGCATAGCTTCTTGCTCATGTCATTTATAGTGGTGATGTAGACTAtgtagttaatttaattaagttctCAGCtcccttttcttcttgttctttgttTGTAAAGTCTTAGGCGAGGAGggagatgaagataaagatgacAATTTGTTGTGGGAGCTATTGAATAAAAGAAGATATAAAGCACCGGAGAGCCCCATGGGACCTGGAGGACTATTGTGCTTTGAGCCCAATGGCAAGCGTCGTAAGCCCACCAGGGAAGTAAGGCTGATGTTAGGTAATAGACCTATTTCCCGTAATCGTAACAATGCATTGAGTAGTGGTTTACTGGGTCCTCAAGTCCCTCGCAAAGACACTCGGATTCCCTTGGGCTCATCGCCTTCAGCGGCAATTCAGAAAGTCGTTTCACGATACCATACCAATccataaattcattattaaagttTAGGCTCTGTTGTCTCGACTACATTCACCCACTGTAAACGTttagatctaatttttttttttttagtgagcCAGACCAGACAACGCTGCTGTCTTTGGAAACTGCCAAGGTTTGTGATTGAATACTGCATTGCAACTTGGCATTGCACAGGATTTAATCgaggatggtgaattatattatattcgCTTACTGCCACTGTCACACAGGAGGATCGAAAGAGGATTtgacatgtataaataaataaaccatcCATAATAAGTTGTCGGGTAATCATTAgatttacatttaaaattattgaataattgttTAATACGCCAAAAGATAATTAGCTATATGAATTGTCGACAGTAGTTAGCTATATGAATTATATGTAATAGTTTTATGTGTTATCTATTTGTAAGTTTATGGCACAGAGGTAAGGTGCGTAACACCCTACATCTAAGATCTTACTCTAGGGAAGAAAATGTTTCTTAGTCTATATCTATTTGTAAATTCATGACATAGAGATAGGGTGTGTAACACCCCACACCTAAGGTCTTACCTTAGGGAAGAAAATGTTTCTTAGACTATAACATGCCTTTCAAAGTAATTAAAAACTTCATATAATGttgacttttaaaatttttattctatgtCATTTTACACACGACATGTGACTCTTACTAAATATTTCATCGTTTCTCATTAAtgcaatttttcttattttttggtttgaatCTAAAATGCCTAGGGtctatgttattatttatatagttagACACCAATATCTT
This sequence is a window from Mangifera indica cultivar Alphonso chromosome 5, CATAS_Mindica_2.1, whole genome shotgun sequence. Protein-coding genes within it:
- the LOC123217486 gene encoding LOW QUALITY PROTEIN: floricaula/leafy homolog (The sequence of the model RefSeq protein was modified relative to this genomic sequence to represent the inferred CDS: inserted 1 base in 1 codon) — translated: MDPEAFTASLFKWDPRGVVPPQTRMLEPVAPPPVPLSAATAFSVVRPRELGGLEELFQAYGIRYYTAAKIAELGFTVNTLVDMKDEELDEMMNSLSQIFRWELLVGERYGIKAAVRAERRRLDEEDSRRRQILSGDTTNAVDALSQEGLSEEPVQQEKEAAGSGGGGTWDLAVAVADRKKPRRRKEQRKIVDVNHYDENEDDENGVGSERQREHPFIVTEPGEVARGKKNGLDYLFHLYEQCRDFLIQVQNIAKERGEKCPTKVTNQVFRFAKKAGASYINKPKMRHYVHCYALHCLDEEASDALRRVFKERGENVGAWRQACYKPLVGIAARQGWDIDAIFNAHPRLAIWYVPTRLRQLCHAERNGAAASSSVSXEADQLPF
- the LOC123217599 gene encoding heavy metal-associated isoprenylated plant protein 28-like; this encodes MTIVEMRVHMDCAGCEKKIRKALQKLDGVDDVDIDMETQKVTVMGWADQKKVLKTVRKTGRRAELWPYPYNPEYHNYYYQHQQQQQNYFYRNPVEVAAAAGVSYRQRAYQRLPSTSSYNYRKHGYTADDYGYYQPSPYSHIIDDRASAMFSDDNPNACSIM
- the LOC123216396 gene encoding uncharacterized protein LOC123216396 — its product is MLNLQRSQVSVSQSAAAERLRLKLTTIISRHHGMKTAYQRLKSQINSGLLEVEEVFTSLAIPLMKLVGLKTSEMSKEGRFTTIVIDTDSPQEIRRNDGVYGSPTVSVLSVGKEEQKTNKLQVENYATKATIAGKELVENQQARLIQLVRMLRKIETQVNSRQNDILQTLANHRASLQKIFKKALCSLINLHGQNHDTYFITLKLMRALFDYMSSVFGSVENGVEELIENLAEHMCNPMMEYVKGLKADMKFGTYSRLLAVVEEMVIALKNGRIELEEARMRVRAAEEGKIEALCKLKEAEERVRRMSERVGSSRKPKQNTVFYRRLPSGFQFFLGEEGDEDKDDNLLWELLNKRRYKAPESPMGPGGLLCFEPNGKRRKPTREVRLMLGNRPISRNRNNALSSGLLGPQVPRKDTRIPLGSSPSAAIQKVVSRYHTNP